One segment of Shewanella piezotolerans WP3 DNA contains the following:
- a CDS encoding DUF4124 domain-containing protein, whose protein sequence is MLLTPITFAALRSSIQSVLVHPFLVLLFFFAMFINLFSTHAYATEIYTWVDEHGVTHYSQEPPEQKQVTKIYSEDIKPAKIGSVSPKAPVTTKAEASELEKIATSIKGSDNAQAKVICDNAKHSLNVLISHSKLNKQNKETGESIAMTEEQRQTAIKEQKQRISLFCSK, encoded by the coding sequence ATGTTATTAACACCGATTACTTTCGCTGCTCTGAGAAGCAGCATACAAAGTGTCTTGGTCCACCCATTCCTTGTACTCCTGTTTTTCTTTGCGATGTTCATTAACCTCTTTAGTACACATGCATATGCTACCGAGATCTATACTTGGGTTGATGAGCACGGTGTTACACACTACAGCCAAGAACCACCAGAACAAAAACAAGTAACGAAAATTTATAGTGAAGATATTAAGCCAGCAAAGATAGGTAGTGTATCCCCTAAAGCTCCAGTCACGACGAAAGCTGAAGCTAGTGAGTTAGAAAAGATTGCAACTTCTATAAAGGGTTCAGATAATGCACAAGCTAAAGTCATTTGCGATAATGCGAAACACAGCTTAAATGTACTAATCAGTCATTCAAAATTGAATAAGCAGAATAAAGAAACAGGCGAAAGCATTGCGATGACAGAAGAGCAGCGCCAAACTGCGATTAAAGAGCAAAAACAACGGATCTCTTTATTTTGCTCAAAATAA
- the rodA gene encoding rod shape-determining protein RodA: MSAHNNRPNIWQRLHIDLPLLIGLLALMGFGLVVIYSAGGEDLALMDRQLVRMGLSLVIMFAVAQINPEILRRWAFPIYIAGIILLLGVHFFGEINKGAQRWLNLGFMEFQPSELIKLAFPITMAWYISKFPLPPKKRYLAGAIVILLVPTLLIAKQPDLGTSILVAASGIFVLFLSGMSWRIVGGCIGAVLAMLPALWFFFMHDYQRTRVMTLLDPEKDPLGAGYHIIQSKIAIGSGGLWGKGWLDGTQSQLEFLPERHTDFIFAVIGEEFGLIGSLLLLTLYLYVIGRGLVIASRAQTSFARLLAGSITLTFFVYIFVNIGMVSGLLPVVGVPLPLISYGGTSMLTLMTGFGILMSIHTHRRFIDR, translated from the coding sequence ATGAGTGCTCATAATAACCGCCCTAATATTTGGCAACGTCTGCATATCGATCTGCCACTATTAATTGGCTTACTGGCACTGATGGGCTTCGGGCTTGTCGTTATCTACTCTGCAGGTGGCGAAGATCTAGCACTTATGGATCGTCAGTTAGTTCGTATGGGACTATCACTGGTCATTATGTTTGCCGTGGCACAAATCAACCCTGAAATTCTTAGGCGTTGGGCATTTCCCATCTATATAGCCGGAATAATTCTGCTACTCGGAGTGCACTTTTTTGGTGAGATCAACAAAGGAGCTCAGCGCTGGTTAAACCTTGGTTTTATGGAGTTCCAGCCCTCAGAACTCATTAAGCTCGCATTTCCGATAACCATGGCATGGTATATCAGTAAGTTTCCACTGCCACCGAAAAAGCGCTATTTAGCAGGTGCTATTGTTATCTTATTGGTACCAACTCTACTTATCGCCAAACAGCCAGATTTGGGCACCTCAATTTTGGTTGCTGCCTCTGGTATTTTCGTACTATTTCTTTCAGGCATGAGCTGGCGCATTGTAGGTGGCTGTATCGGCGCAGTGTTAGCCATGTTGCCTGCTCTGTGGTTTTTCTTTATGCATGACTACCAACGTACGCGTGTCATGACACTACTCGATCCCGAAAAAGACCCGCTGGGTGCGGGCTACCATATTATACAGTCGAAAATTGCCATTGGTTCAGGCGGCCTCTGGGGTAAAGGCTGGCTCGATGGAACACAGTCGCAACTTGAGTTTTTACCTGAGCGCCACACTGACTTTATCTTTGCCGTGATTGGTGAAGAGTTTGGTCTTATCGGCAGTTTACTGCTGCTAACCCTGTATCTGTATGTTATTGGCCGCGGGCTAGTTATCGCCTCTCGTGCCCAAACCAGTTTTGCTCGCTTACTAGCAGGAAGTATTACTTTGACCTTCTTCGTTTACATCTTTGTAAACATCGGCATGGTTTCAGGATTATTACCAGTGGTAGGTGTACCTCTGCCACTGATAAGTTATGGTGGTACCTCAATGCTGACATTAATGACTGGATTTGGGATCTTAATGAGTATCCATACTCATAGACGCTTTATTGATAGATAA
- a CDS encoding serine hydrolase gives MNLLNQPIKTLLLATSVAAFSAQAAPVVTPNAPTVAAKAYVLLDYNTGQIIAENNAYESLNPASLTKMMTSYVIGHEIKVGNVSPSDEVTISKNAWSKNFPDSSKMFIEVGKTVSVEELNKGIIIQSGNDACVAMAEHIAGTEDGFVDLMNSWAKQLGMQDSYFENSHGLDSDNHKTTAYDMAILGAAIIRDVPEEYAVYKEKSFTYNGIKQYNRNGLLWDKSLNVDGIKTGHTSGAGYNLVTSATKDGMRLISVVMGTKSETARKAESKKLLNYGFRFFETVTPYQAGDSFVTQKIWYGDRETIDLGVTTDTPITISRGQAKNLQANFELTKELKAPIAKGETVGRIYFQLNGKDIAQFPLVTLQEVNEGSWFSQLMDYFKQMFEGWFS, from the coding sequence ATGAATTTATTAAACCAACCAATAAAAACGCTTTTGCTCGCGACCTCAGTCGCCGCCTTTTCTGCACAAGCAGCTCCAGTAGTAACCCCTAATGCACCGACTGTTGCAGCCAAAGCATATGTCCTTTTGGACTACAATACCGGGCAGATTATTGCTGAAAACAACGCATACGAGAGCCTTAACCCTGCTAGCTTAACTAAAATGATGACCAGTTATGTGATTGGTCATGAAATTAAAGTTGGCAATGTTTCGCCATCAGATGAAGTAACGATTAGCAAGAATGCTTGGTCAAAAAACTTCCCTGATTCATCAAAAATGTTTATCGAAGTAGGCAAAACAGTCTCAGTAGAAGAGCTTAACAAAGGCATTATCATTCAATCGGGTAATGATGCTTGTGTCGCAATGGCTGAGCACATTGCTGGCACCGAAGATGGTTTTGTTGATCTAATGAATTCATGGGCGAAGCAGCTTGGCATGCAAGACAGCTACTTTGAAAACTCTCACGGCCTTGATTCAGATAATCACAAAACCACAGCCTACGACATGGCAATTTTAGGTGCTGCGATCATTCGCGACGTCCCAGAAGAGTATGCTGTCTATAAAGAGAAATCCTTTACTTATAACGGTATCAAACAATATAACCGTAATGGCCTTTTATGGGATAAAAGTCTAAATGTTGACGGCATTAAGACTGGCCACACTTCTGGAGCTGGTTACAACTTAGTCACCTCGGCGACCAAAGACGGCATGCGCTTGATCTCAGTCGTTATGGGAACAAAGAGCGAAACAGCTCGTAAAGCAGAAAGTAAAAAGCTGCTAAATTATGGCTTCCGCTTCTTCGAAACCGTCACTCCTTACCAAGCAGGCGACAGCTTCGTCACCCAAAAGATTTGGTACGGCGACAGAGAAACAATTGACTTAGGTGTCACCACCGATACCCCAATCACCATTAGCCGCGGCCAAGCTAAAAACTTGCAAGCTAACTTTGAACTCACCAAAGAGTTAAAGGCGCCAATTGCTAAAGGTGAAACTGTTGGTCGTATCTACTTCCAGCTAAATGGTAAAGATATTGCTCAATTCCCGCTAGTTACATTACAAGAAGTGAATGAGGGTAGCTGGTTTAGTCAATTGATGGATTACTTTAAGCAGATGTTTGAAGGCTGGTTTAGCTAA
- the lipB gene encoding lipoyl(octanoyl) transferase LipB codes for MLESTLHIRHLGRQDYESVWHAMQHYTDNRDENSQDEIWVVEHTPVFTQGQAGKSEHILNPGDIPVIQVDRGGQVTYHGPGQLVIYPLLDIKRLKVGVRQLVTHIEQSIVNMLKRYDVEAYAKADAPGVYVEERKVASLGLRIRKGCSFHGLALNVDMDMSPFQRINPCGYAGMEMIQCKQLGGPQTVEEAGKQLVETLSQELGLANLVHHQGLPESL; via the coding sequence TTGCTAGAAAGCACTTTGCATATTCGCCATTTGGGTCGCCAAGATTACGAATCGGTGTGGCATGCTATGCAGCATTACACCGATAATCGTGACGAAAATAGCCAAGATGAGATCTGGGTTGTTGAGCATACTCCTGTCTTCACTCAAGGCCAAGCAGGTAAGAGCGAACATATCTTGAATCCTGGTGATATTCCGGTGATCCAAGTTGATCGTGGTGGACAAGTTACCTACCACGGTCCTGGGCAATTGGTTATTTATCCTCTGCTTGATATTAAACGCCTAAAAGTCGGTGTACGCCAACTGGTTACTCACATCGAACAAAGCATCGTCAACATGTTAAAACGCTATGATGTAGAAGCTTATGCAAAAGCTGATGCACCAGGTGTATATGTTGAAGAGCGTAAAGTCGCATCTCTGGGTCTTAGGATCAGAAAAGGATGCTCTTTCCATGGATTGGCCTTAAATGTGGATATGGACATGTCCCCTTTTCAACGTATCAATCCCTGCGGCTATGCCGGTATGGAAATGATCCAATGCAAACAGCTAGGCGGCCCGCAAACCGTTGAAGAGGCTGGAAAGCAATTAGTTGAAACCCTTAGCCAAGAGCTTGGTTTAGCAAACCTAGTTCACCATCAAGGATTACCTGAGTCATTATGA
- a CDS encoding glycoside hydrolase family 16 protein, with amino-acid sequence MKTIIYPVFAFSLTATFSMGLKANETQLFFDDFSYANLEPFKENGWKARTETGHPGIAGATWSAEGLSFHPELVGAHKGAVRMSSITAGEGENTRHTQFCHKRKYLNGTYAARVFFRDKPSYGPDGDGVIQTFYTISPLAFPLDPQYSEVDFEYLPNGGWGSDSSPAMWTTTWETFQLEPWTKVNEYTRKQGSYAGWHILVMTVEEDQVNYYVDKQLISTHTEKVAPEVHMSINFNLWFMPKGADGSIGPVDSDELREYQQDIDWVYHRADAIISTDNVLAHVSQLQSEQIGYIDNVMPLVPALPSPCGL; translated from the coding sequence ATGAAAACAATAATCTACCCAGTGTTTGCTTTTAGCTTGACGGCTACTTTTAGCATGGGGTTAAAAGCAAACGAGACACAGCTTTTTTTTGACGATTTTTCCTATGCTAATCTCGAACCCTTCAAAGAAAATGGTTGGAAGGCGCGCACTGAAACTGGCCATCCAGGGATCGCTGGTGCGACATGGTCTGCAGAAGGACTTAGTTTTCATCCAGAGTTAGTTGGTGCACATAAGGGCGCGGTACGGATGAGCTCAATAACTGCTGGGGAAGGAGAAAATACTCGTCATACGCAGTTTTGTCATAAGCGAAAATATTTGAACGGTACTTATGCTGCAAGGGTCTTTTTCCGTGATAAACCAAGCTACGGGCCTGATGGTGATGGAGTTATACAAACTTTTTATACTATTAGCCCTTTAGCGTTTCCACTCGACCCGCAGTATAGCGAAGTCGATTTTGAGTATTTACCTAATGGAGGCTGGGGAAGCGATAGTTCACCAGCTATGTGGACGACTACTTGGGAAACCTTTCAGTTAGAGCCTTGGACTAAGGTCAACGAGTATACTCGTAAACAAGGCAGTTATGCGGGCTGGCATATATTAGTGATGACGGTTGAGGAGGATCAAGTTAACTATTACGTCGATAAGCAATTGATCTCAACTCATACCGAGAAGGTTGCTCCTGAGGTGCATATGTCGATTAACTTCAATCTATGGTTTATGCCAAAGGGGGCTGATGGATCCATTGGCCCTGTAGACTCTGATGAGTTGAGAGAGTATCAGCAAGATATCGATTGGGTTTACCACAGGGCTGATGCAATTATTTCAACAGATAACGTTTTAGCGCATGTTTCTCAATTACAATCTGAGCAAATTGGTTATATCGACAACGTTATGCCATTGGTTCCGGCACTCCCATCTCCCTGTGGTTTGTAG
- a CDS encoding DNA polymerase III subunit psi: MKSIDYLDAMGITRWVKAESKPELSTVLVNPRRLTETSSPIITKVLEMMGYDREHVRFASNAEANAKVIWDMRGKQASVSTEILLSAPINEIETNPEAKKALWRNMQPFLKNKGS, from the coding sequence ATGAAATCGATTGATTACTTAGATGCGATGGGAATAACCCGTTGGGTTAAAGCTGAGTCAAAGCCCGAATTATCAACGGTGTTGGTGAATCCTCGTCGGCTTACTGAAACGAGCAGTCCCATCATCACTAAGGTATTAGAGATGATGGGCTATGATCGTGAGCATGTTCGCTTTGCCTCAAATGCAGAAGCCAATGCAAAAGTTATTTGGGATATGCGTGGAAAACAAGCATCGGTTAGCACTGAGATATTACTCTCTGCACCTATTAATGAGATCGAAACGAATCCAGAAGCTAAAAAAGCGCTATGGCGCAATATGCAGCCATTTCTGAAGAATAAGGGATCTTGA
- a CDS encoding septal ring lytic transglycosylase RlpA family protein, with product MQPINLLFILFITGLLAACSSSDKSRYDIADDRAPTSAPDVSKVEDAHPKFEPYSRGGNRKNYTVLGKSYQVMDSGEGYQAKGIASWYGSKFHGHLTSNGETYDMYSMSAAHKSLPLPSYVKVTNLKNDKTVIVRVNDRGPFHEDRLIDLSYAAAHRLDMLKTGTANVSLEVIYIADPESIALAELKGTELHFIQVVASSNKSRLELLAKDLEQKYQVNSRLQQSNNLYRLQLGPIGQQQLATKLTEKLKLQGYPQSYLITE from the coding sequence ATGCAACCTATTAATCTTCTCTTTATCCTCTTCATCACAGGCTTGCTAGCAGCTTGTTCGAGTAGTGATAAAAGCCGTTACGATATTGCTGACGATAGAGCGCCAACATCAGCTCCAGACGTTTCAAAAGTTGAAGATGCGCATCCCAAATTTGAGCCTTATAGCCGTGGTGGTAATAGAAAGAACTACACGGTTTTAGGTAAGAGTTATCAAGTAATGGATAGCGGTGAAGGTTACCAAGCTAAGGGTATTGCTTCGTGGTATGGCAGCAAGTTTCATGGTCATTTAACCTCCAATGGTGAAACCTATGACATGTACTCAATGTCAGCAGCTCACAAGAGCTTACCATTACCTAGTTACGTAAAAGTCACCAATCTTAAAAATGATAAAACAGTCATTGTTAGGGTAAATGACCGCGGCCCATTCCATGAAGATAGATTGATAGATCTATCCTATGCAGCCGCTCACAGGCTCGACATGCTTAAAACAGGCACTGCAAATGTAAGCCTAGAGGTTATCTATATTGCAGATCCCGAATCAATAGCATTGGCGGAACTTAAAGGTACTGAACTTCATTTTATCCAAGTAGTGGCATCTTCTAACAAATCCCGTTTAGAGCTGCTCGCGAAAGATCTTGAGCAGAAGTATCAAGTGAATAGCCGCCTACAACAATCTAATAATTTATACCGTTTGCAGCTCGGCCCCATAGGTCAACAGCAGCTAGCAACAAAACTGACGGAAAAACTTAAACTGCAGGGTTACCCGCAAAGCTATTTAATCACTGAATGA
- the mltB gene encoding lytic murein transglycosylase B: MKLLNRILAPIALTLLSGSVFADQVEPNVTELKAEFLQTQNAKGFSAEETQAFIDNAEFNQAVIDAMTKPWEAKPWHQYYPIFLTEKRLDAGLKFWKEHADTIKRASKQFNVDPQIIVAIIGIETFYGGYMGNYPVKDALYTLGFHYPPRATFFRKEFANLQELVKEENLDINNLKGSYAGAMGFGQFIPSSYRHYSVDFDKDGSRDLLNSPVDAIGSVANYFHQHGWQKNQPVALELTLNKALPATVKTWAGEKMHYKIADILSPNVALAKSMDIDISQPGLVIKLEQQEHDEYWLGLKNFYVITRYNRSPLYAMAVYQFSQELKQAYATY; this comes from the coding sequence ATGAAACTGTTGAATCGTATTCTAGCGCCCATAGCGCTGACTCTTTTATCAGGCTCCGTATTCGCAGATCAAGTCGAGCCTAATGTTACTGAACTTAAAGCAGAGTTTTTACAAACTCAAAATGCTAAAGGCTTTAGCGCCGAAGAAACTCAAGCATTTATTGATAATGCCGAATTTAACCAAGCAGTCATTGATGCGATGACCAAGCCATGGGAAGCTAAACCTTGGCATCAGTACTACCCTATTTTTCTAACAGAAAAACGTTTAGATGCTGGACTTAAGTTCTGGAAAGAGCATGCCGACACCATTAAAAGAGCCTCAAAACAGTTTAATGTCGACCCACAAATTATTGTGGCCATAATAGGTATTGAAACCTTTTATGGAGGCTATATGGGCAACTACCCAGTTAAAGATGCCTTATATACACTGGGCTTTCACTACCCTCCAAGAGCCACCTTCTTCCGAAAAGAGTTTGCCAATTTGCAAGAACTTGTCAAAGAAGAAAATCTTGATATTAACAACCTAAAAGGTAGCTACGCAGGTGCGATGGGCTTCGGTCAATTTATCCCATCCAGCTACCGTCATTACTCAGTCGATTTTGACAAGGACGGCAGCCGCGATCTGCTAAATAGTCCGGTCGATGCCATAGGCAGTGTCGCCAATTATTTCCATCAGCACGGTTGGCAGAAAAATCAGCCAGTAGCGTTGGAATTAACGTTAAATAAAGCATTACCTGCTACAGTAAAAACTTGGGCAGGAGAGAAGATGCACTACAAAATTGCAGATATTTTATCTCCAAACGTCGCACTCGCTAAATCAATGGACATCGATATCTCTCAGCCTGGTCTAGTCATCAAGCTTGAACAACAAGAGCATGACGAGTATTGGTTAGGTCTAAAAAACTTTTATGTTATCACCCGCTATAACCGCAGCCCCCTATACGCGATGGCGGTATACCAGTTTAGTCAGGAACTTAAGCAAGCTTATGCAACCTATTAA
- the ybeD gene encoding DUF493 family protein YbeD has translation MLDTKFDELMEFPASFPFKVVGDASDTLQDRVVAVVQGLAPGDYAPSTKASSKGTYYSVTIRVTVTSKEQIEKLYTQLAELEGVKRVL, from the coding sequence ATGTTAGATACCAAATTTGATGAATTGATGGAGTTTCCTGCTTCTTTCCCTTTTAAAGTTGTCGGTGATGCTAGTGATACCCTACAAGACCGAGTTGTTGCGGTTGTACAAGGTCTAGCACCTGGTGATTATGCACCTTCAACCAAAGCATCAAGCAAAGGCACCTATTACTCGGTCACTATCCGTGTGACGGTTACAAGCAAAGAGCAAATAGAAAAATTGTATACTCAACTTGCCGAACTTGAAGGTGTTAAGCGCGTCTTATAA
- the lipA gene encoding lipoyl synthase, with protein sequence MNRPERLQPGVKLRDADKVSRIPVKVVPSERDTMLRKPDWLRVKLPASNQRITEIKQALRKNGLHSVCEEASCPNLSECFNHGTATFMILGAICTRRCPFCDVAHGRPLKPDAEEPKKLAQTIKDMKLKYVVITSVDRDDLRDGGAQHFADCIREIRLLNPEIKIETLVPDFRGRIDKALDILAIEPPDVFNHNLETAPMHYRKARPGANYQWSLDLLKKFKERHPDIPTKSGLMMGLGESNEEIAQVLHDLRAHDVEMLTLGQYLQPSKFHLPVERYVSPAEFDELKDLAESIGFTHAACGPLVRSSYHADLQAQGKEVK encoded by the coding sequence ATGAATAGGCCTGAAAGATTACAACCTGGCGTTAAATTAAGAGATGCCGATAAAGTTTCACGTATACCAGTGAAAGTAGTGCCGTCTGAGCGTGACACAATGCTTAGAAAGCCCGACTGGCTACGTGTAAAGCTGCCAGCTTCCAATCAACGCATCACCGAAATAAAGCAGGCACTGCGTAAAAATGGCCTGCACTCAGTGTGTGAAGAAGCCTCGTGCCCTAATCTCTCGGAATGTTTCAACCATGGTACTGCAACCTTTATGATTTTAGGTGCTATCTGTACTCGTCGTTGTCCTTTCTGCGATGTTGCTCATGGTCGCCCACTTAAGCCTGATGCTGAGGAGCCTAAGAAGCTTGCTCAGACTATCAAAGACATGAAGCTTAAGTATGTGGTTATTACTTCTGTCGATCGTGATGATCTTCGTGATGGTGGTGCTCAGCACTTTGCCGATTGTATTCGTGAAATTCGTCTACTCAATCCAGAAATTAAAATAGAGACATTAGTCCCTGACTTTCGCGGTCGTATCGATAAAGCACTCGATATCTTGGCTATAGAACCACCTGATGTGTTTAATCACAATCTTGAGACTGCGCCAATGCATTATCGCAAAGCGCGTCCAGGTGCCAACTATCAATGGTCACTTGATCTATTGAAAAAATTCAAAGAGCGCCATCCGGACATTCCAACGAAGTCTGGTCTAATGATGGGTCTTGGCGAAAGCAATGAAGAGATAGCACAAGTACTGCATGATCTACGCGCTCACGATGTAGAAATGCTAACCCTTGGCCAATATCTACAGCCGTCTAAATTCCACTTACCCGTAGAGCGTTATGTGTCGCCTGCTGAGTTTGATGAATTGAAGGATTTAGCGGAAAGCATAGGCTTTACCCATGCAGCATGTGGTCCACTGGTTCGCTCAAGCTACCATGCTGATCTTCAAGCACAAGGCAAAGAAGTAAAATAA
- the mrdA gene encoding penicillin-binding protein 2, whose protein sequence is MSPRKRITMNDHAAEASLFKRRALFTFLCVFVLLSLLLVNLYQLQILSFKDYETRSNDNRIRVVPVAPSRGLIYDRHGQLLAENQPFFSLEMVPEKVNDISGTLDKLSQVISLSNDEKETVIEALKYHRRFKPLTIKNRLTEEQVAEFSVNQHQFPGFSIEAGLKRHYPYNGLMTHALGYVGKINSRDKSSLERNNKWSNYAATKDIGKQGIEKFYESMLLGKPGHLEEEVNNRGRTIRTLKSEPPVPGQDIYLTLDLNLQKKAMELLNGRRGSVVAIDPRDGGILALLSSPTYDPNQFVHGISSKAYNELLNSTSKPLINRATQGQYAPASTVKPHLALLGLENKTVNRKTRIWDPGFWQIPGVERKYRDWKRWGHGWVDVNSAIVSSCDTYFYDLAYKTGVDAIANFMEPFGFGERTGVDIFEESAGIMPSKDWKRLRYNQPWYIGDTISVGIGQGYWTTTPLQLANATAILANKGRRFVPHMLKSIQDQTAKIDSPADELAPIVLKDPKNWDIINEAMRDTAHKSRFTDAKYTAAMKTGTAQVFSVAEDAKYDADTIDERLRDNALIIAYAPYEDPKIVLAVVLENAGWGGANAGPVARALLDEYLLRDSWDDKK, encoded by the coding sequence GTGTCCCCTAGAAAGCGCATCACCATGAACGACCATGCAGCTGAAGCCTCGCTGTTTAAACGTCGCGCTCTATTTACCTTCCTTTGTGTTTTCGTTCTGTTGAGCTTGCTGCTCGTAAACCTCTACCAGCTGCAGATCCTCTCTTTCAAAGATTATGAAACACGCTCGAATGATAACCGCATCCGAGTTGTCCCCGTCGCTCCAAGTCGTGGCCTTATCTATGATAGGCATGGGCAATTATTGGCAGAAAATCAGCCATTCTTTTCATTGGAAATGGTGCCAGAAAAAGTCAACGACATTAGTGGAACCCTAGATAAATTAAGCCAAGTTATCTCTCTATCTAACGATGAAAAAGAGACTGTAATCGAAGCGCTTAAATATCACCGACGCTTCAAACCGCTAACCATCAAAAATAGACTCACCGAAGAGCAAGTGGCCGAATTTAGCGTCAACCAGCATCAGTTCCCTGGTTTTTCTATTGAAGCCGGTCTCAAACGTCACTATCCCTATAATGGCTTAATGACTCATGCTCTTGGTTATGTAGGCAAAATTAATAGCCGTGATAAAAGCTCACTTGAACGCAATAACAAGTGGAGTAATTACGCTGCAACGAAGGATATCGGTAAACAAGGTATCGAAAAGTTTTATGAAAGCATGCTGCTCGGAAAGCCAGGACATCTCGAAGAGGAGGTGAATAACCGAGGCCGGACTATTCGTACATTAAAATCTGAGCCACCTGTTCCAGGCCAAGATATCTATCTGACTTTAGATCTTAATCTACAGAAAAAAGCCATGGAGCTACTGAATGGTCGCAGAGGCTCTGTAGTGGCCATAGATCCGAGAGATGGAGGCATCCTAGCGCTACTATCAAGCCCCACTTATGACCCTAATCAGTTTGTACATGGGATTAGCAGTAAAGCTTACAATGAACTGCTTAATTCGACATCAAAACCGTTAATCAATCGTGCGACCCAAGGTCAGTATGCGCCTGCATCGACGGTTAAACCACACCTTGCTTTGCTTGGCTTAGAAAATAAAACTGTAAACCGAAAAACCCGTATTTGGGATCCTGGTTTCTGGCAGATCCCTGGGGTTGAACGTAAATACCGAGACTGGAAACGTTGGGGCCACGGTTGGGTTGATGTTAACAGTGCGATTGTGAGTTCGTGCGATACCTACTTCTACGATTTAGCCTATAAAACAGGTGTCGATGCCATCGCCAACTTTATGGAACCATTTGGCTTTGGTGAGCGCACCGGCGTCGATATTTTTGAAGAGTCAGCAGGGATCATGCCATCTAAAGATTGGAAGCGTTTGCGCTATAACCAACCTTGGTATATCGGCGATACCATATCGGTCGGTATTGGACAAGGCTACTGGACGACTACCCCACTGCAGCTTGCTAATGCCACCGCTATTTTGGCAAATAAAGGCCGTCGCTTTGTGCCGCATATGCTCAAATCGATTCAAGACCAAACCGCTAAAATCGATTCCCCTGCAGATGAGCTTGCGCCAATTGTGCTTAAAGACCCAAAGAACTGGGACATTATTAACGAAGCAATGCGAGACACTGCCCATAAATCACGTTTCACGGATGCCAAATATACAGCAGCGATGAAAACAGGTACCGCGCAGGTGTTCAGTGTGGCAGAGGACGCCAAGTACGACGCCGATACAATTGATGAACGCCTTAGAGATAACGCCCTAATTATTGCTTACGCCCCCTATGAGGACCCTAAAATTGTTTTGGCTGTTGTGCTTGAAAACGCCGGTTGGGGTGGCGCTAATGCAGGCCCTGTCGCACGTGCTCTGCTTGATGAGTATTTACTAAGAGATTCATGGGATGACAAAAAATGA
- the rimI gene encoding ribosomal protein S18-alanine N-acetyltransferase, with the protein MKLVVLSGNCSSEMALIAASAHSHPMSESTIESCFGDLYTCIGIYQDDALCGFAILHQIFEDATLMDICVEPVHQGKGYGKALLDNVISLARRKDAEVLMLEVRESAAGAQALYLRAGFERLGNRKGYYRTEDGTEDAILMSLSL; encoded by the coding sequence ATGAAACTTGTTGTACTTTCTGGTAATTGTTCGTCTGAGATGGCTCTAATTGCGGCTAGTGCCCATAGTCACCCTATGTCTGAGTCGACGATTGAGAGTTGTTTTGGTGATCTTTATACTTGCATAGGCATTTACCAGGATGATGCATTGTGTGGCTTTGCGATTCTGCATCAAATCTTTGAAGATGCAACATTGATGGATATCTGTGTCGAGCCGGTTCATCAAGGCAAAGGTTACGGTAAAGCCTTGCTTGATAATGTTATAAGTCTTGCTCGAAGAAAAGATGCTGAGGTACTCATGCTAGAGGTTCGTGAGTCTGCAGCCGGTGCACAAGCGTTGTATCTTAGAGCGGGTTTCGAACGCTTAGGCAACCGTAAAGGATATTACAGAACAGAAGATGGAACAGAAGACGCGATTTTGATGTCTTTAAGTTTATAA